The following coding sequences lie in one Crassostrea angulata isolate pt1a10 chromosome 10, ASM2561291v2, whole genome shotgun sequence genomic window:
- the LOC128168116 gene encoding uncharacterized protein LOC128168116 encodes MGIFQSCLARNNKVGVMGKEEAEEYEKVIRTMVTEEVTEKKGGVAFGLSFISEEGTPKPVPSRLTCGDKEEDFEKWRENQEKVQSEKQDRAQQRREEALVQKKIENAHKETERLEKYVNAADG; translated from the exons ATGGGTATTTTCCAAAGCTGTCTAGCAAGAAATAATAAGGTTGGGGTGATGGGAAAGGAGGAAGCTGAGGAGTACGAGAAGGTGATTCGTACAATGGTCACCGAAGAAGTGACGGAGAAGAAGGGGGGAGTAGCATTTGGCTTGTCCTTCATCTCAGAGGAGGGGACACCGAAACCAGTGCCGAGCAGACTGACGTGTGGCGACAAAGAGGAGGACTTTGAGAAATGGAGAG aaaatcaAGAGAAGGTTCAGTCAGAAAAACAAGACCGTGCACAACAGAGAAGAGAAGAAGCTCTCGTGCAGAAGAAAATAGAAAATGCCCACAAGGAAACAGAGAGGCTGGAGAAATATGTGAACGCCGCTGATGGCTAG
- the LOC128167861 gene encoding uncharacterized protein LOC128167861 has product MAGHSTLWIDDPHLSYLIAGSLVNAVGDPDLQRIRRHIMDILDQLDCHNDQMEIIRAGGCAEGFRMRGTDVDQMHVDKRTKVVAEVPRNFGTDMAVVRLLKTSDVPPGYVKLAVQTPHTPVAHIKESTHRVGGDYYLSSEEFVRWFHKLNPNGVLHGPCLMERYEQGPDHDRAFCLEFKEWPVYANEWVERKRSYGWPSGGLIEKIKTQGCHIMAIGSKKLTENLISDNLENVKWIQDPFQWRLSFSLAEKQLIYSFNNTQFLTYGIFKLLNQEVFSQDSIVSDCICSYFLKSALFWTIEETPSDYWKPEYLVFCVDICFQRLLEWTRNGVCPNFFIRENNMFMGKVEEWQLEYTSWKLFELYNEGWRCLLRCHSLSHLKKALEDARNKITPNSFPISIPEEDFRCLRSSVRDKTQVEGNVDAVLFSEIKKTVNKEENEWDATKISDMPWQIAS; this is encoded by the exons ATGGCGG GACACTCGACGTTGTGGATAGATGATCCTCACCTGTCATATCTAATTGCGGGCAGTTTAGTAAATGCAGTAGGGGATCCAGATTTGCAAAGAATAAGACGACACATTATGGACATTTTGGATCAATTGGATTGCCATAATGACCAGATGGAAATAATTAGAGCTGGTGGATGTGCTGAGGGATTCCGCATGAGGGGAACAGATGTAGATCAAATGCATGTTGATAAACGGACCAAAGTAGTTGCAGAAGTTCCCAGAAACTTTGGAACTGACATGGCCGTCGTCAGATTGTTGAAGACTTCTGATGTACCACCTGGGTATGTAAAACTTGCTGTACAAACCCCTCATACGCCAGTTGCGCACATAAAAGAATCAACACATCGAGTGGGAGGAGATTACTATTTGTCGAGCGAAGAGTTTGTAAGATGGTTCCATAAATTAAACCCCAATGGAGTTCTTCATGGACCGTGCTTAATGGAACGATATGAACAAGGACCAGATCATGATAGGGCATTTTGTCTGGAATTCAAAGAATGGCCTGTGTATGCAAACGAATGGGTTGAACGAAAAAGGTCATACGGATGGCCATCAGGGGGACtcattgaaaaaatcaaaacacaaGGATGTCATATAATGGCCATTGGGTCCAAGAAGCTGacagaaaatttaatttcagaCAATTTAGAAAATGTTAAATGGATTCAGGATCCTTTTCAGTGGAGACTGTCTTTTTCTCTTGCAGAGAAACAATTGATTTACTCTTTCAATAACACGCAGTTTTTGACATATGGAATTTTCAAGCTTTTAAATCAAGAAGTATTTTCACAAGACTCAATTGTCTCAGACTGTATCTGTTCTTACTTTCTAAAATCAGCTTTGTTTTGGACAATTGAAGAAACTCCTTCCGATTACTGGAAGCCAGAGTATTTGGTTTTTTGTGTCGACATTTGCTTTCAAAGGCTACTTGAATGGACAAGAAACGGGGTTTGCCCGAATTTTTTTATTAGAGAAAACAACATGTTCATGGGTAAAGTAGAAGAATGGCAATTGGAGTACACATCCTGGAAACTTTTTGAATTGTACAATGAAGGATGGAGATGCTTATTGCGTTGTCACTCCTTAAGTCATTTAAAAAAAGCCTTAGAAGATGCCAGAAATAAGATAACACCTAATTCATTTCCTATCTCAATCCCAGAGGAGGACTTCAGATGTTTGCGTTCCTCTGTAAGGGACAAAACACAAGTAGAAGGAAATGTGGATGCAGTGCTATTTAGCGAAATAAAG AAAACAGTCAATaaggaagaaaatgaatggGACGCGACAAAAATTTCCGACATGCCATGGCAGATTGCTTCATAA
- the LOC128167860 gene encoding uncharacterized protein LOC128167860, producing the protein MAGIRSTWLDDSHLSYLIADSLLNAIGDPDLQRIRRHIMDVLDQLSFSSSQMEVIRSGGCAEGFRMKGTDVDQMYVDKLTKVVAETPKNLCTSLAIVKLMQLSKVPPGYVNLVVLTPHTSVPHIRKSMQREAGEYFLSSEAFVRWYKDLSPDGILHGPCVMDRSEHGTDHDRAFCLEYTEWPVYANEWLERKRSFDWPPRQLIRKIKTLGCHLMPIGSKKLREDFVADHFEKSMWIGDPLQWRLSFSLAEKELVYSFNNTQFLVYGIFKLLNLEVFSQDSTVKDCICSYFLKTVLFWTIEETPSDYWKPERLVFCVDICFQRLIEWTRNGFCPNYFVRENNMFMGKVEEWQLDYIAVKLSELHNEGWRCLLRCHSLHHLKRALENVRLKYTSTTSSFFISNPEEDFKCLKSSIRNEDKLQVEANVDCVLFSEILTRKPKLPNEVVLETELRKSLTLEIQRKFDALDLGILRLRRFHDLCQLALIYLNIFLTKNRTRSSYTCIRKAFSYLHFARYSDISRGNLTLATAYYCLGRFNTALRYTKKYDDILSKGLGCIHNRNRSRVVYMDTNYCQNFCGRGLSILEKMSLAVSYDFAVYRTMPLIPNEIALEVVMMRKTESRFFIPPGMYSLFLKILCYTNKGNLKMVEELSKKLEDSLRQIEKEDLYLNYIMLAVASVKLGNFGRALQYYCLAHIHKKRLVLYNFDRTEWQTRTSVLFYIAQLLRSLMPV; encoded by the exons ATGGCAG GAATCAGATCAACGTGGCTCGACGATTCTCATTTGTCATATTTAATTGCGGACAGTTTGTTGAATGCAATTGGGGATCCAGACTTGCAAAGAATACGGCGACACATAATGGATGTTTTAGATCAACTAAGTTTTTCAAGTAGCCAAATGGAAGTGATTAGGTCTGGTGGGTGTGCAGAGGGATTCCGCATGAAAGGAACAGATGTAGATCAAATGTACGTGGATAAGTTGACCAAAGTTGTTGCAGAAACTCCCAAGAACCTTTGCACTTCTTTAGCAATCGTGAAACTAATGCAGCTCTCAAAAGTACCACCCGGGTATGTAAATCTTGTTGTGTTAACTCCTCATACGTCAGTGCCACATATAAGGAAATCAATGCAAAGGGAAGCAGGCGAATATTTTTTGTCGAGCGAAGCATTTGTGAGATGGTACAAGGATTTAAGTCCTGATGGAATATTGCATGGACCATGTGTAATGGATCGAAGTGAACATGGAACAGATCACGATAGAGCATTTTGTCTGGAATACACAGAGTGGCCTGTATATGCAAACGAATGGCTTGAAAGGAAAAGGTCTTTTGATTGGCCACCAAGACAACtcatcagaaaaataaaaaccctGGGGTGCCATTTAATGCcaattggatcaaaaaaactAAGGGAAGATTTTGTGGCGGATCACTTTGAGAAGTCGATGTGGATAGGAGACCCTCTTCAATGGAGGCTTTCTTTCTCCCTTGCAGAGAAGGAATTAGTTTATTCGTTTAATAACACACAATTTTTGGTTTATGGAATTTTCAAGCTTTTGAACCTAGAGGTATTTTCACAAGATTCAACTGTCAAAGACTGTATCTGTTCTTACTTTCTAAAAACAGTCTTGTTTTGGACAATTGAAGAAACTCCATCTGATTATTGGAAGCCAGAGCGTTTGGTTTTTTGTGTCGACATTTGCTTTCAAAGACTAATTGAATGGACAAGAAATGGGTTTTGTCCAAATTATTTTGTTCGTGAAAACAACATGTTCATGGGAAAAGTAGAAGAATGGCAATTGGATTATATAGCCGTTAAACTTTCTGAGTTACATAATGAAGGATGGAGGTGCTTGCTACGTTGTCATTCATTACACCATTTGAAGAGAGCCTTAGAAAACGTTAGACTAAAATATACAAGTACTACAAGTTCATTTTTCATCTCAAACCCAGAGGAAGACTTCAAATGTTTGAAGTCCTCCATAAGGAATGAAGATAAACTACAAGTTGAAGCAAACGTGGATTGTGTCTTATTTAGCGAAATACTAACCAGAAAACCCAAACTTCCGAATGAAGTCGTTCTGGAAACAGAACTGAGGAAATCGCTTACACTGGAAATCCAAAGAAAATTCGATGCTTTAGATCTGGGAATATTAAGATTGCGTCGATTCCATGATCTTTGTCAGCTTGCTCTAATatacttgaatatttttctaACAAAAAACAGAACTCGAAGTAGTTATACATGCATTCGAAAAGCATTTAGCTACTTACATTTTGCTCGTTATTCTGATATAAGCAGAGGGAATTTAACACTTGCAACTGCTTACTACTGTTTGGGGAGGTTCAATACAGCTTTGAGATACACCAAGAAATATGATGACATACTTAGTAAAGGCCTTGGTTGTATTCACAACCGTAATCGTTCACGTGTTGTTTACATGGATACGAATTATTGTCAAAACTTCTGTGGACGGGGACTCAGCATCTTGGAAAAAATGTCACTGGCGGTATCGTACGACTTTGCAGTCTATCGAACAATGCCCCTCATTCCAAATGAAATAGCGCTGGAGGTAGTAATGATGAGAAAAACAGAATCGCGTTTTTTCATTCCACCTGGTATGTACTCGTTGTTTCTGAAAATTCTTTGTTACACTAACAAAGGCAATTTAAAAATGGTTGAGGAATTGTCAAAAAAGCTTGAAGATTCTCTGCGTCAGATTGAGAAAGAAGACCTGTATTTGAACTACATCATGCTTGCAGTTGCTTCGGTTAAATTGGGAAACTTCGGAAGAGCTTTGCAGTATTATTGTCTGGCTCATATCCACAAAAAAAGACTGGTCTTGTATAACTTTGATCGCACGGAATGGCAGACTAGAACatcagttttattttacattgctCAATTGCTTCGAAGTTTGATGCCAGTATGA